One part of the Candidatus Anaeroferrophillus wilburensis genome encodes these proteins:
- a CDS encoding branched-chain amino acid ABC transporter permease encodes MDVFIQTLVAGVLIGGVYSLIGIGMTLIMGVMGIINLAHGQLMMVAMYITFVLSHYFHIDPYISLVVAMPALFLLGCFLQKYLLNPLMKVDSVLPENQVLMTVGIGMVMAEIARFIFSSDYKTVQTSYSSSALFLGNISFNLPMCIAFVISLVFTAILFWFLLKTDIGRSIRATAQDKEAATLMGINSERITIITFGIGSALVASAGCLLMPIFYLFPDLGGPFTLKAFVITILGGLGSTVGAIVGGVVLGVAESMGATYFGMGYKEMVGFIIFVLVLVFLPGGLKRLTKI; translated from the coding sequence ATGGATGTGTTCATCCAAACCCTGGTGGCTGGTGTGCTTATCGGCGGCGTCTACAGTCTGATCGGTATTGGCATGACCCTGATTATGGGGGTGATGGGCATCATCAACCTGGCCCATGGCCAGTTGATGATGGTGGCCATGTACATCACCTTTGTCTTGTCACATTATTTTCATATTGATCCCTATATCTCCCTGGTAGTGGCCATGCCGGCCCTCTTTCTACTCGGCTGCTTTTTGCAGAAATACCTGCTCAACCCGCTGATGAAGGTGGATTCGGTGCTGCCGGAGAATCAGGTTCTGATGACCGTCGGCATCGGCATGGTGATGGCAGAGATCGCCCGCTTTATTTTTTCATCGGATTACAAGACCGTTCAGACATCCTACAGCTCTTCGGCTCTGTTTCTGGGCAATATTTCCTTCAACCTTCCCATGTGCATCGCCTTTGTGATTTCCCTTGTCTTTACCGCCATCCTCTTCTGGTTCCTGCTGAAAACCGATATCGGCCGCTCCATCCGAGCAACGGCCCAAGACAAGGAGGCAGCCACCCTGATGGGGATCAACAGTGAGCGGATTACCATCATCACGTTTGGCATTGGTTCCGCTCTGGTGGCCTCGGCCGGCTGTCTACTGATGCCGATCTTTTATCTTTTCCCCGACCTGGGCGGCCCATTCACCCTGAAAGCGTTTGTCATCACCATTCTTGGCGGTTTGGGTAGTACGGTAGGAGCCATTGTCGGCGGGGTTGTTCTGGGCGTCGCCGAATCCATGGGCGCTACCTATTTCGGTATGGGCTATAAAGAGATGGTTGGTTTTATTATCTTTGTCCTTGTTCTGGTCTTTCTGCCCGGCGGCCTGAAACGTCTGACAAAAATTTAG
- a CDS encoding ABC transporter ATP-binding protein gives MALFEVKNLTKKFGGLVAVNDVSFQVHEGEIFGLIGPNGSGKTTTFNCINNFYPITSGDILFKGQSIKGMKTHKICHLGIGRTFQVVKPLARLTVLDNVTASAFCRVNSIAKARETAHEVLEFCELYPERDKLAKSLPIGGRKRLEIARALATKPDLLLFDETAAGLTPTEVDLAIELIKKIRDSGISILIIEHIMKLIMTISDRIHAINFGQTIASGTPEEVANNQAVIEAYLGEDYVKG, from the coding sequence ATGGCGCTTTTTGAGGTGAAAAACCTGACGAAGAAATTTGGCGGCCTGGTGGCGGTCAATGATGTCAGCTTCCAGGTTCATGAAGGAGAGATATTTGGTCTTATTGGTCCCAATGGTTCCGGTAAGACCACAACCTTCAATTGTATCAATAATTTCTATCCCATTACGTCGGGGGATATCCTTTTCAAGGGGCAGAGTATCAAGGGAATGAAAACTCACAAGATCTGCCATCTGGGTATTGGCCGCACCTTCCAGGTGGTTAAACCCCTGGCGCGGTTGACGGTGCTGGATAATGTGACTGCCTCCGCCTTCTGTCGGGTGAACAGTATTGCCAAGGCCAGGGAAACGGCCCATGAAGTGCTGGAGTTCTGCGAGTTGTATCCAGAAAGGGATAAACTGGCAAAAAGTCTGCCCATCGGCGGCCGTAAGCGGCTGGAAATTGCCCGGGCGCTGGCCACCAAACCGGATCTGCTGCTCTTCGATGAAACGGCCGCCGGTCTGACGCCCACAGAGGTGGATCTGGCCATTGAACTGATCAAAAAAATACGAGACAGCGGCATCAGCATCCTCATTATTGAACATATCATGAAGCTGATCATGACTATTTCAGACCGTATTCATGCGATCAATTTCGGCCAGACCATTGCTTCTGGTACACCGGAAGAGGTGGCTAACAATCAGGCGGTTATTGAAGCGTATTTGGGAGAGGATTATGTTAAAGGTTAA
- a CDS encoding branched-chain amino acid ABC transporter permease, with product MKKGTITLLVVGLVLLFFPLAVHSSYYQHLLIITFMWVIIGSSWNLLAGYTGQVSFGHAIFFGVGAYTAGILFTKLGVSPWWGMLFGGFVSMAIALFVGWVCFRLRGPYFALATLAGGEIIRLIATNWEDLTDGMVGILLIPAFKSKLPYYYLALALAVVCIYVIHRIMQSKWGFYFVSIREDQDAAESMGINTTLYKNISLLVSAFFTGMAGAFYMNYMGFIDPEVVFSLHYISIMAILVGIVGGVATIMGPAVGAVVMVGLQETFRSSFFGLAPKWVSQGHALVFGLLVIFVIMFLANGIVGDWEKIRRHVFRSKAFRI from the coding sequence ATGAAAAAAGGGACTATTACTTTACTGGTTGTGGGTCTGGTGCTGCTGTTTTTTCCCCTTGCTGTCCACTCCAGCTACTATCAGCACTTGCTTATTATTACCTTCATGTGGGTGATTATTGGTTCGTCCTGGAATTTACTAGCCGGTTATACCGGGCAGGTTTCCTTTGGCCACGCCATTTTTTTCGGTGTCGGTGCCTATACGGCTGGCATCCTGTTCACTAAACTGGGAGTATCGCCCTGGTGGGGGATGTTGTTTGGCGGCTTTGTTTCCATGGCTATCGCCCTTTTTGTCGGCTGGGTCTGTTTTCGTCTGCGGGGGCCCTACTTTGCCCTGGCTACCCTGGCCGGTGGTGAGATTATCCGCCTGATTGCCACCAACTGGGAGGATCTGACTGACGGGATGGTCGGCATTCTGCTGATTCCGGCTTTCAAAAGCAAACTGCCTTATTATTATCTGGCCCTGGCCCTGGCGGTGGTCTGCATCTATGTGATTCACCGGATCATGCAGTCCAAATGGGGCTTTTATTTTGTTTCCATCCGCGAGGATCAGGATGCCGCGGAGTCAATGGGCATCAATACCACCTTGTATAAAAACATTTCGCTGTTGGTAAGCGCTTTTTTTACTGGCATGGCCGGCGCTTTTTATATGAATTACATGGGCTTTATCGATCCTGAGGTGGTTTTCTCCCTGCATTACATTTCCATTATGGCCATTCTGGTAGGTATCGTCGGTGGTGTGGCAACCATCATGGGCCCGGCGGTAGGTGCCGTGGTCATGGTCGGTTTGCAGGAGACCTTTCGGAGCTCCTTTTTCGGCCTGGCGCCTAAATGGGTGAGCCAGGGGCATGCCCTGGTTTTTGGCCTGCTGGTCATCTTCGTGATCATGTTTCTCGCCAATGGTATTGTCGGCGATTGGGAGAAGATACGGCGACATGTTTTCCGTAGTAAGGCGTTTCGGATCTGA
- a CDS encoding ABC transporter ATP-binding protein, translated as MLKVNGIDVFYGDLQVLWDVNFEVHEEEIVVLLGANGAGKSTVIRTISSMLSPSQGTIEFGGRRVDHLPPSMIIEEGIVHVPEGRRLFPEMTVEENLIMGSLSNEAKLKRSQTMEHVYDLFPRLKERRKQLAGTLSGGEQQMAAIGRGIMSLPKLLMFDEPSLGLAPILVQDVFKLVKKINSEGVTILLSEQNVIQTLGMCNRAYVLENGRIVLEGTGSELLENEQVKEAFLGI; from the coding sequence ATGTTAAAGGTTAACGGAATTGATGTTTTTTATGGTGATCTGCAGGTTCTCTGGGATGTCAATTTCGAAGTTCATGAGGAGGAGATCGTCGTCTTGCTGGGGGCCAACGGTGCGGGGAAATCAACCGTTATCAGGACTATTTCCTCTATGCTTTCGCCCAGTCAGGGAACCATTGAATTCGGCGGCCGGCGGGTAGATCATCTGCCACCCAGCATGATCATCGAAGAGGGTATTGTCCATGTGCCTGAAGGCCGGCGGTTGTTTCCGGAAATGACCGTTGAGGAGAACCTGATCATGGGGTCACTCAGCAACGAAGCAAAATTGAAGCGTTCCCAGACCATGGAACATGTATACGATCTCTTTCCCCGTTTGAAAGAGCGACGCAAACAGTTGGCCGGCACCCTCTCCGGGGGTGAGCAGCAGATGGCCGCCATCGGCCGTGGCATTATGTCGCTGCCCAAGCTGTTGATGTTTGATGAACCATCGTTGGGCCTGGCGCCAATTCTGGTGCAGGATGTCTTCAAACTGGTGAAAAAGATCAACAGCGAAGGGGTAACGATCCTGCTTTCCGAACAGAATGTTATTCAAACCTTGGGGATGTGCAACCGGGCCTATGTGCTGGAAAATGGTCGTATTGTTCTCGAAGGTACCGGTTCTGAGCTGCTGGAGAATGAGCAGGTGAAGGAGGCCTTCCTGGGGATATAA
- a CDS encoding phosphoglucomutase/phosphomannomutase family protein — MATTITFGTSGWRAIMNEDFTFANAKICAQAIADYLHREKLADRGIVIGYDSRFMGEDFAAQCAMVMAANQITAHLCLRETPTPVIAWEIISKQRAGGINITASHNPPSYNGIKFSPAWGGPALPETTLWIASRANELMKSGSYRQESLAEAKKTGKLVDCRPETGYLDALRQKIDLETIGRAGLKIAIDPMYGTARGYLDSILKECTTSLEVLHNWRDPYFGGRPPEPSPENIPELMDLVKKGAYDLGLATDGDADRFGIVDAGGEFIDANTFLALAADYLLADRKWEGGLARSVATTHLLDRVARHHQRQLHETAVGFKFIGELITKDALVIGGEESAGLSIKGHVPEKDGILACLLAAEMVAKRGISLAAQRQDLFARIGPLYTRRVNIKLTEEVNRKIRETLTQPVSTVGNLKVEETITIDGTKYLFSDDRWLLIRLSGTEPVARLYAEAPTHEQLDELVREGTAYFFS, encoded by the coding sequence ATGGCGACCACCATCACCTTCGGGACGTCAGGCTGGCGGGCAATCATGAATGAAGATTTCACTTTTGCCAATGCCAAAATCTGCGCCCAGGCAATCGCTGACTATCTGCACCGGGAAAAACTCGCCGACCGGGGCATTGTCATCGGCTACGACAGCCGTTTCATGGGTGAGGATTTTGCCGCCCAGTGCGCCATGGTGATGGCCGCCAACCAGATTACCGCCCATCTCTGTCTGCGGGAGACTCCGACCCCGGTCATCGCCTGGGAGATCATCAGCAAACAGCGGGCCGGCGGCATCAACATCACCGCCAGCCACAACCCGCCCAGCTACAACGGCATCAAATTCTCCCCCGCCTGGGGCGGCCCGGCGCTGCCGGAAACCACTTTGTGGATCGCCAGCCGGGCCAATGAGCTGATGAAGAGCGGCAGCTACCGCCAGGAATCCCTGGCCGAAGCCAAAAAAACCGGCAAACTCGTTGATTGTCGCCCGGAAACGGGCTATTTGGACGCACTTAGACAAAAAATTGACCTGGAAACCATCGGCAGAGCCGGCCTGAAGATCGCCATTGATCCCATGTACGGCACCGCCCGGGGCTATCTCGACAGCATCCTCAAAGAGTGTACCACCAGTCTTGAAGTACTCCACAATTGGCGGGACCCCTATTTCGGCGGCCGTCCGCCGGAACCCTCGCCCGAAAATATCCCCGAGCTGATGGACCTGGTAAAAAAAGGAGCCTACGACCTTGGTTTGGCCACTGACGGCGACGCCGACCGCTTCGGGATTGTTGATGCCGGGGGAGAATTCATTGATGCCAACACGTTCCTGGCGTTGGCGGCTGACTACCTGTTGGCCGATCGGAAGTGGGAAGGCGGTCTGGCCCGCTCGGTTGCCACCACTCACCTGCTGGACCGGGTTGCCCGCCACCATCAGCGGCAACTGCATGAAACCGCCGTCGGCTTCAAATTTATCGGCGAACTGATCACCAAAGATGCACTGGTCATCGGGGGAGAGGAAAGTGCCGGCTTGAGCATCAAGGGCCACGTACCGGAAAAAGACGGCATTCTTGCCTGCCTGCTGGCGGCGGAAATGGTGGCCAAACGGGGTATATCGCTGGCCGCCCAGCGGCAGGACCTGTTTGCCAGGATCGGCCCCCTCTACACCAGGCGGGTCAACATCAAACTGACCGAAGAGGTAAACCGGAAGATCAGGGAAACGCTGACCCAACCAGTCAGCACCGTCGGCAACCTGAAAGTCGAGGAAACGATCACCATTGACGGCACCAAATATCTGTTTTCCGATGACCGCTGGCTGCTGATCCGCCTGTCGGGCACCGAACCGGTTGCCCGACTCTATGCCGAAGCACCAACCCATGAGCAGCTTGACGAACTGGTCCGGGAGGGTACGGCATATTTTTTCAGCTGA
- a CDS encoding VCBS repeat-containing protein, which yields MSRLFRLVACYAVVSLLAGSAWALGADELSRRLQPVGGYIVQLDQQGVVIDCGRIRGVLPGDLFSVVVSGPPMVHPVTGQVVGRQEQRLSLLKVVRVDEQYAVTVPLKGCRGIRLLRGQQVKRAAGQRLLFVDASGTNTVLYSRLKGVLPHIVWEEYNVGLGYGPLLQRPQEMARAGYDLYLVADRQANYLYNADYELMTSVPLASLNISAPGFPAAQGNGVAGNQGYALNTADQERALISRYRQLEEISLVVKSMDMGEVTGDRLTDVVFTDTEKIYVYSLTDKGLQYRYRYHYDSWGTIINLQLADIDGDQKQEILVNTLKETEDGFSSFIIGFREGKFQVVASNIPFAMGMVGGRSTAEGGHFLGQTFAGETVFGSQVYRLVLKGERVESVEAFMVPLGFRLPGALYDDINGDGRRELCFINEHNFLEIYQGSNRLWLSDDRLGGSLNTVEVEIGTTKVSYTDKKQITVPLQAYDLDGDGKKELLAVQNSSSMSTSVGDYGFLNKGSVQLVRHAGSGFVLRPLTGKLDGPLQGMHVVGQELFCMLVKRGEDLLKTTGDSYLLAFPLPAKGRMQ from the coding sequence ATGAGTAGACTGTTTCGATTGGTGGCTTGTTATGCTGTTGTGAGTCTTTTGGCCGGCAGTGCTTGGGCGTTAGGGGCGGATGAGTTATCCCGTCGTCTGCAACCGGTTGGCGGTTATATTGTTCAGCTTGACCAGCAGGGGGTGGTGATCGATTGCGGTCGCATCAGGGGGGTGTTGCCCGGCGACCTGTTTTCGGTGGTGGTCAGCGGCCCGCCCATGGTTCATCCGGTGACCGGCCAGGTTGTCGGCCGGCAGGAGCAGCGGCTCTCGCTGCTGAAAGTGGTGAGGGTTGATGAGCAGTATGCGGTGACCGTTCCCCTCAAGGGCTGCCGGGGGATCCGCTTGCTCCGGGGCCAGCAGGTGAAAAGGGCCGCCGGACAGCGGCTGTTGTTTGTCGATGCCAGCGGCACCAATACGGTGCTTTACTCCCGGCTGAAGGGAGTCTTGCCCCACATCGTCTGGGAAGAATACAACGTGGGCCTGGGATACGGGCCGCTTCTGCAGCGGCCTCAGGAGATGGCCCGTGCCGGTTATGATCTCTATCTGGTGGCTGACCGGCAGGCAAATTATCTCTATAATGCTGATTATGAGCTGATGACCTCCGTTCCTCTTGCCTCTCTGAACATCAGTGCTCCGGGGTTTCCAGCGGCACAAGGCAATGGTGTGGCCGGGAACCAGGGCTATGCCCTGAACACCGCCGACCAGGAACGGGCCTTGATCTCCCGTTATCGGCAGCTGGAGGAGATCAGCCTGGTGGTCAAAAGCATGGATATGGGGGAGGTCACCGGCGACCGTCTGACCGATGTGGTATTTACCGATACGGAAAAGATCTATGTCTACTCCCTGACCGACAAGGGGCTCCAGTACCGCTACCGCTACCATTATGACAGTTGGGGGACGATCATCAATCTCCAGCTTGCCGATATCGATGGCGACCAAAAGCAGGAGATTTTAGTTAATACCTTGAAAGAAACCGAGGACGGCTTTTCTTCCTTTATTATCGGGTTTCGAGAGGGAAAATTCCAGGTTGTGGCCAGCAACATTCCGTTTGCCATGGGGATGGTCGGCGGCCGTTCGACGGCTGAAGGCGGCCATTTTCTCGGCCAGACCTTTGCCGGGGAAACGGTGTTCGGCTCCCAGGTGTACCGACTGGTCTTGAAGGGGGAGCGGGTGGAAAGCGTCGAGGCTTTCATGGTTCCCCTGGGCTTCCGCCTGCCGGGGGCACTCTATGACGACATCAACGGCGACGGCCGGCGGGAGCTGTGCTTTATTAACGAGCATAATTTCCTGGAGATCTACCAGGGCAGCAATCGGCTGTGGCTCAGCGATGATCGGCTTGGCGGCTCACTGAATACTGTCGAGGTGGAGATCGGTACTACCAAGGTATCCTACACGGACAAGAAGCAGATAACGGTTCCCTTGCAGGCCTATGACCTTGACGGTGACGGCAAAAAGGAGCTGCTGGCGGTACAAAACTCCTCGTCAATGTCCACCAGCGTCGGTGACTATGGTTTTCTCAATAAGGGGTCGGTGCAGCTGGTCAGGCATGCCGGTTCCGGTTTCGTCCTGCGACCCCTGACCGGGAAGCTCGACGGTCCCCTGCAGGGGATGCATGTTGTGGGGCAGGAGCTCTTCTGTATGCTGGTGAAGCGCGGGGAGGACCTGTTGAAGACAACCGGCGACAGCTACCTGCTGGCTTTTCCCCTGCCGGCAAAAGGGCGAATGCAGTAG
- a CDS encoding pyridoxal phosphate-dependent aminotransferase, producing MDYQSYPRSRKAMAMKPFLAMDVLERAQELERQGRSIIHLEVGEPDFPTPEPVKKTALEALSQDKTHYTHSMGILGLRQAIVDHYQRRYGVVCSPDQVLVTSGTSPALLMSCAALLNPGNRMIITNPGYACYANFISFCDGIPDLVDVHEDDGFQYDLETVKSRLSPTTSGILINSPANPTGTLLSAERMQQIADLGIPVISDEIYHGLEYEGKTHSILEFTDNAFVLNGFSKLYAMTGWRLGYLIAPKAYIRTLQTMQQNFFIAASHFGQEAAITALESAEVQQAVTDMKTTYDQRRRYMIERVRTMGLGIKTEPTGAFYVFANAKAYCTSSYDFAFEILEKAGVGVTPGIDFGSSGEGFIRFTYANSMENIKEGMDRLEKFLADR from the coding sequence ATGGACTATCAATCATATCCCCGCTCCCGCAAGGCGATGGCCATGAAACCCTTTCTGGCCATGGACGTCCTTGAACGGGCCCAGGAACTGGAACGCCAAGGCCGATCAATCATCCACCTGGAGGTGGGCGAACCGGACTTTCCCACCCCCGAGCCAGTCAAAAAAACTGCCCTCGAGGCCCTCAGCCAGGATAAAACCCACTACACCCACAGCATGGGCATCCTGGGGCTGCGGCAGGCAATTGTCGACCACTATCAGCGCCGCTACGGGGTTGTCTGCAGTCCCGATCAGGTGCTGGTAACCTCGGGAACCTCACCGGCCTTACTCATGTCCTGCGCCGCCCTGCTCAATCCCGGCAACCGGATGATCATAACCAACCCCGGTTATGCCTGCTACGCCAATTTCATCTCCTTTTGCGACGGCATTCCCGATCTGGTGGATGTCCATGAAGATGACGGCTTCCAGTATGACCTTGAGACGGTGAAATCACGACTCAGTCCCACCACCAGCGGCATCCTGATCAACTCACCGGCTAACCCCACCGGCACCCTGCTCTCCGCTGAGAGGATGCAGCAGATAGCCGACCTGGGGATTCCGGTGATCTCCGATGAGATCTACCACGGCCTTGAATACGAGGGCAAAACCCACTCCATCCTGGAATTCACCGACAACGCCTTTGTCCTCAATGGCTTTTCCAAACTCTACGCCATGACCGGCTGGCGCCTGGGCTACCTCATTGCCCCGAAAGCCTACATCCGTACCCTGCAGACCATGCAGCAGAACTTCTTCATCGCCGCCAGCCATTTCGGCCAGGAAGCGGCGATTACCGCCCTCGAATCGGCAGAGGTACAGCAGGCAGTCACCGACATGAAAACCACCTATGACCAGCGGCGCCGCTACATGATCGAACGGGTGCGCACCATGGGCCTGGGCATCAAAACCGAGCCCACCGGTGCCTTTTACGTCTTTGCCAATGCCAAGGCGTACTGCACCTCATCCTATGACTTTGCTTTTGAGATTCTGGAAAAAGCCGGCGTCGGGGTGACCCCGGGGATTGACTTCGGTAGCAGCGGTGAAGGCTTTATCCGCTTCACCTATGCCAACTCGATGGAGAATATCAAGGAAGGCATGGACCGACTGGAAAAATTCTTGGCTGATCGTTAA
- a CDS encoding NADP-dependent malic enzyme, with the protein MELREKYRGLIGVRSKVPIKDTSVLSLVYTPGVGSCCQAIAEDSTDSFIYTMRANTVGLFSNGSAVFGLGNVGARAAIPMLEGVSVLFKTFAGIDALPLAVDTDNPDDFVEIARVMAPTMGAICLEDIASPDCFAIVERLRRAVRLPVFHNDHHGSAIVVLAALGNALKVAGKELSACKIVINGAGAAGVAVARSLVRLGAGEVIVCDRAGAIYRHRTAQMNWVKSELSFITNAAHLKGSLAEVLPGADVFIGLSSGGVFQQGWIAAMAAKPVIFALALPEPEIDYLTARKAGAFIVATGNVNHPNYLTSSLVFPGFFRGALDAAAWRVTWEMELAAVRALQEHIPADQLNEVNIIPRLFDFSLAPEIACQVAQAAVREGVNRKSVEPEKVKEKLLRYVYEGELSILPASSRRKKRSGPSLSLDEQSLELHKRYMGVVGIEAKIPLKDTHLASMLYSAVGVSETCRLIVNDPDRLYDLTAKSNLVAVVSDGSAVLGFGNIGPRAAMPVMEGKSILFKTFGGVEALPICIDTQEVSEIIRVVEAISPGFGGINLEDISAPRCFEIERQLRERLDIPVFHDDQHGTAVVTLAGMINALKIVGKKAEQIKVVVNGAGAGATAVTKLLLTAGISNIIMCDTVGAIFPGRLQGMNPYKEEMARLTNPEKIKGLLAEVIKGADAFVGLSKPKTLTAAMIKTMAADPIIFALANPVPEIMPDDALAAGARLVATGRSDFPNQVNNSLAFPGIFRGALDVRARQIDDSMKIAAAHAIAALVTQADLEEGTIIPPAMDLVVPPQVAAAVAEAAMVAGLARRQLDPEDIRNNTRDYLYEGILRIL; encoded by the coding sequence ATGGAATTGCGGGAAAAATACCGCGGTCTGATCGGGGTGCGCAGCAAGGTGCCCATCAAGGATACCTCGGTGCTGAGCCTGGTCTACACTCCAGGGGTCGGCAGCTGCTGCCAGGCCATTGCCGAGGATTCGACCGATTCCTTCATCTACACCATGCGGGCCAACACCGTCGGCCTGTTCTCCAATGGCTCGGCGGTCTTCGGGCTGGGGAATGTGGGGGCCAGAGCCGCCATTCCCATGCTTGAGGGGGTCTCGGTCCTGTTCAAAACCTTTGCTGGCATCGATGCCCTGCCGCTGGCGGTCGATACCGATAACCCCGATGATTTTGTCGAAATCGCCCGAGTGATGGCGCCCACCATGGGGGCCATCTGTCTGGAGGATATTGCTTCCCCCGACTGTTTTGCCATCGTCGAGCGCCTGCGGCGGGCGGTGCGGCTGCCGGTTTTTCACAACGACCACCACGGTTCGGCCATTGTGGTGCTTGCCGCCCTGGGCAACGCTCTGAAGGTGGCAGGCAAGGAGTTGTCCGCCTGCAAAATAGTTATCAACGGTGCCGGTGCCGCCGGGGTTGCCGTGGCCCGCAGTCTGGTGCGGCTGGGAGCCGGCGAGGTGATCGTCTGCGACCGGGCCGGGGCGATCTATCGTCATCGGACGGCACAGATGAACTGGGTGAAGTCGGAACTGTCCTTCATTACCAATGCCGCCCACCTGAAAGGCAGTCTGGCGGAGGTGTTGCCGGGGGCTGATGTTTTTATCGGCCTCTCATCGGGCGGGGTATTCCAGCAGGGCTGGATTGCCGCCATGGCGGCGAAACCGGTTATTTTCGCCCTGGCGCTGCCGGAGCCGGAAATTGACTATCTCACCGCCCGCAAAGCCGGGGCCTTTATTGTCGCCACCGGCAATGTCAACCACCCCAATTACCTCACCTCATCGTTGGTATTTCCCGGTTTTTTCCGTGGTGCCCTGGATGCCGCTGCCTGGCGGGTGACCTGGGAGATGGAGCTGGCGGCCGTGCGGGCGTTGCAGGAACACATCCCGGCAGACCAGCTGAATGAGGTCAATATCATTCCCCGGCTGTTCGATTTCAGCCTGGCACCGGAAATTGCCTGCCAGGTCGCCCAGGCGGCGGTGCGGGAGGGGGTGAATCGCAAGTCCGTTGAGCCGGAAAAGGTGAAGGAGAAGCTCCTTCGCTATGTCTATGAAGGGGAGCTTTCCATCCTGCCGGCATCCAGCCGGCGGAAGAAGAGAAGCGGCCCTTCCCTGAGTCTTGATGAGCAGTCCCTGGAACTTCACAAGCGCTATATGGGGGTGGTGGGCATCGAGGCGAAAATTCCCCTCAAGGATACTCACCTGGCCTCCATGCTTTACTCGGCTGTCGGGGTTTCCGAAACGTGCAGATTGATCGTCAATGACCCCGATCGCCTGTACGACCTGACGGCCAAAAGCAATCTGGTAGCGGTGGTCTCCGATGGCTCGGCGGTCCTGGGTTTTGGCAATATTGGTCCCCGGGCGGCGATGCCGGTGATGGAGGGCAAGTCGATCCTCTTCAAAACCTTCGGCGGCGTGGAGGCCCTGCCCATCTGCATCGACACCCAGGAGGTCAGCGAAATTATCCGGGTGGTGGAGGCCATCTCCCCGGGCTTCGGCGGCATCAACCTGGAGGATATCTCCGCGCCCCGCTGTTTTGAGATTGAACGGCAGCTGCGGGAACGGCTGGATATTCCGGTGTTCCATGACGACCAGCATGGGACGGCAGTGGTCACCCTGGCGGGGATGATCAATGCCCTCAAGATTGTCGGCAAGAAAGCTGAGCAGATCAAGGTGGTGGTTAACGGCGCCGGTGCCGGGGCGACGGCGGTCACCAAACTGCTGCTCACTGCCGGGATCAGCAACATCATCATGTGCGATACGGTTGGCGCCATTTTCCCCGGCCGTCTCCAGGGGATGAATCCCTACAAGGAGGAGATGGCCCGGCTTACCAATCCCGAGAAGATTAAAGGTTTGCTGGCCGAAGTCATCAAGGGAGCGGATGCCTTTGTCGGGCTGTCGAAACCAAAAACCCTCACGGCGGCAATGATCAAAACCATGGCGGCTGATCCGATTATCTTTGCCCTGGCCAATCCGGTGCCGGAGATCATGCCCGACGATGCGCTGGCCGCCGGTGCCCGGCTGGTGGCCACCGGGCGGTCGGATTTTCCTAACCAAGTGAACAACTCCCTGGCTTTTCCGGGGATTTTCCGCGGCGCCCTTGATGTCCGGGCCCGGCAGATTGATGATTCCATGAAGATCGCCGCCGCCCATGCCATTGCCGCCCTGGTGACCCAGGCCGACCTGGAGGAGGGGACCATTATCCCACCGGCCATGGATCTGGTGGTGCCGCCCCAGGTGGCGGCCGCGGTTGCCGAAGCCGCCATGGTAGCCGGTCTGGCCCGCCGCCAGCTTGATCCGGAGGATATTCGCAATAATACCCGTGACTACCTTTACGAGGGCATTCTGCGGATCCTGTAA